In one Heteronotia binoei isolate CCM8104 ecotype False Entrance Well chromosome 1, APGP_CSIRO_Hbin_v1, whole genome shotgun sequence genomic region, the following are encoded:
- the CCR6 gene encoding C-C chemokine receptor type 6, whose amino-acid sequence LLFQEEPNTTDYAYDHDYYDHIISPCDKNEVRNFAKLFFPFAYSLICILGLVGNTFVVMTFSLYKRSESMTDICLCNIAIVDILFVFTLPFRAVDYALDDWIFGDFICKLTRGIYAINFNCGMLLLACISVDRYIAIVQATKSFKLRARTLVYSKVICLAIWGSSVLISSSTFIFSQSYIISLNVTKHICEHKSNSETKVMFKLLILYLQLLFGFFIPLLVMIFCYTFIVKTLMKAQNSKRNKAIRVIFLIVIVFLICQLPYNIVLILNASSMGTLDKDCQSEKKMIYAKHLTETLAFLHCCMNPVLYAFIGVKFRNYFLKIMKGLCCVRYKKHGTTPTHGSRANSDTGHSWQTSEIYE is encoded by the coding sequence TTACTCTTTCAGGAGGAACCAAACACCACAGATTATGCCTATGACCATGATTATTACGATCACATTATATCACCATGTGACAAGAATGAAGTCAGAAACTTTGCAAAGCTCTTCTTTCCTTTTGCATACTCACTAATATGCATCTTGGGCCTTGTGGGCAATACGTTTGTGGTGATGACATTTTCTTTATATAAGAGATCCGAATCCATGACTGACATATGTCTCTGCAATATTGCCATTGTAGATATACTCTTTGTTTTCACTCTCCCTTTCAGGGCAGTGGACTATGCTCTGGATGACTGGATCTTTGGTGATTTCATATGCAAGCTCACTAGAGGAATATATGCAATTAATTTCAACTGTGGCATGCTACTCTTGGCCTGCATCAGCGTGGACCGATACATTGCCATTGTGCAGGCGACAAAGTCATTTAAGCTTCGGGCAAGGACTCTAGTATACAGTAAAGTGATCTGCTTGGCCATCTGGGGATCATCAGTTTTGATCTCCAGTTCAACTTTCATCTTCAGTCAAAGTTACATAATTTCACTCAATGTGACAAAACACATTTGTGAGCACAAATCCAATTCAGAGACCAAAGTAATGTTCAAATTACTTATACTGTATCTCCAACTTTTATTTGGATTTTTTATTCCTCTTCTGGTCATGATTTTTTGCTATACCTTCATTGTTAAAACCTTGATGAAGGCTCAGAATTCCAAAAGAAACAAAGCCATACGTGTTATATTCTTAATTGTTATTGTTTTTCTGATCTGTCAACTTCCTTATAATATAGTCCTTATTCTGAATGCATCATCAATGGGTACTCTGGATAAAGATTGTCAAAGTGAAAAGAAAATGATTTATGCAAAACATTTAACAGAAACTCTGGCCTTCTTGCACTGCTGTATGAACCCTGTGCTTTATGCATTCATTGGGGTGAAATTCAGAAATTACTTTCTGAAAATAATGAAAGGATTGTGCTGTGTGAGATACAAGAAGCATGGAACCACTCCTACTCATGGTTCAAGAGCAAATTCTGATACTGGCCATTCTTGGCAAACAAGTGAAATTTATGAATGA